From Vanacampus margaritifer isolate UIUO_Vmar chromosome 8, RoL_Vmar_1.0, whole genome shotgun sequence, a single genomic window includes:
- the fam210b gene encoding protein FAM210B, mitochondrial, which translates to MTAMFLSRATRTTARVFRHSYSGPLTLTRGFHRVRTCCVDLALARFAGRRPEVYHHYGLLIRDWGHLKLRGGLAEPVVLFSSNRGLSTAAAAPKKTTDMDDKNKAEDVHNGKEASLTPPPGGEASADSEPEGNKPNKTQQLKKVFKEYGAVGVSFHVGISLMSLGMFYLLISSGMDMAAVLSKLGFSEAIIRSKMAAGTSTFVLAYAVHKLFAPVRISITLVSVPFIVRHFRRTGLFKPPTSTH; encoded by the exons ATGACGGCCATGTTTCTGAGTCGGGCGACGAGGACGACGGCGCGCGTGTTCCGCCACTCATACTCCGGCCCGTTGACGTTAACGAGGGGCTTTCACCGGGTCCGGACCTGCTGCGTGGATTTAGCGCTCGCACGCTTCGCGGGACGACGACCGGAGGTGTACCACCACTACGGTTTGCTAATTCGGGACTGGGGACACTTGAAGCTCCGTGGCGGCCTGGCGGAACCGGTGGTTTTGTTTTCAAGTAACCGCGGGCTCTCCACCGCTGCTGCTGCCCCGAAAAAGACCACCGACATGGACGACAAGAACAAGGCGGAG GACGTTCACAATGGAAAGGAAGCCTCACTAACTCCTCCGCCTGGCGGGGAAGCTTCCGCGGACTCCGAGCCGGAGGGAAATAAGCCCAATAAGACTCAGCAACTCAAAAAGGTCTTCAAGGAGTACGGAGCTGTGGGGGTCTCCTTCCACGTGGGCATCTCCCTCATGTCTCTGGGAATGTTCTACCTCCTCATATCCAG CGGAATGGACATGGCGGCCGTGCTGAGCAAGCTGGGCTTCAGCGAGGCCATCATCCGGTCCAAGATGGCGGCGGGGACCAGCACCTTCGTCCTGGCCTATGCCGTCCACAAACTGTTTGCGCCCGTGCGCATCAGCATCACGCTGGTGTCCGTGCCGTTCATCGTGCGCCACTTCCGAAGGACGGGACTCTTCAAGCCGCCCACATCCACGCACTAA